In Microbacterium sp. SLBN-146, one genomic interval encodes:
- a CDS encoding ABC transporter permease, whose product MSGTTPGTDDVMQPGGQLPRATGPLTGQDPPPPPRSSVFLKELLRGSAVTTFLAIVLALLVGGILIAVTNEDVQEAAGYFFAQPGDTFAAIWNAVYGGYEALFRGAVFNARGADFAAQIRPLTNSLGFAAPLIAAGLGVALAFRVGLFNIGARGQMLMGAIFAAFFTFNLDLPMWLHLPTTLLAGIVGGALWGGLVGVIKAVTGAHEVILTIMLNYVAYYLLLWMIRTPGLLQKEGTNQPISAATPESAQFPDLLGPAFPALDWGFVIVVLATLLVWWVIERSSLGLRLRAVGENPHAALAAGISVKRIYVYAMLFAGGLAGLAAMNQIQGSVTTGFSGTIDAGIGFDAITVALLGRSRAWGTFAAGILFGALKSGSFSMQAQGIPVDIVLVVQALIVLFIAAPPLLRTIFFLPKSDAEKAAKARAKASKKAVSA is encoded by the coding sequence ATGAGCGGAACGACGCCCGGCACCGACGACGTGATGCAGCCCGGCGGGCAGCTTCCCCGCGCCACGGGTCCGCTCACGGGCCAGGACCCGCCTCCGCCTCCGCGCAGCAGCGTGTTCCTCAAGGAGCTCCTGCGCGGAAGCGCCGTGACGACCTTCCTCGCGATCGTTCTCGCGCTTCTCGTCGGCGGCATCCTCATCGCGGTCACGAATGAAGACGTGCAGGAAGCGGCGGGATACTTCTTCGCCCAGCCGGGGGACACGTTCGCCGCCATCTGGAACGCCGTCTACGGGGGATACGAAGCGCTCTTCCGCGGGGCGGTCTTCAACGCCCGCGGCGCCGACTTCGCCGCCCAGATCCGTCCGCTGACGAACTCGCTCGGGTTCGCCGCGCCCCTCATCGCTGCAGGTCTCGGTGTCGCACTCGCGTTCCGCGTCGGCCTGTTCAACATCGGCGCACGCGGTCAGATGCTCATGGGTGCGATCTTCGCCGCGTTCTTCACCTTCAACCTCGACCTCCCGATGTGGCTGCACCTGCCCACGACGCTCCTCGCGGGCATCGTCGGCGGCGCGCTCTGGGGTGGCCTGGTCGGAGTCATCAAGGCGGTGACGGGCGCGCACGAGGTGATCCTCACGATCATGCTCAACTACGTCGCGTACTACCTGCTCCTGTGGATGATCCGCACGCCCGGACTGCTGCAGAAAGAGGGGACGAACCAGCCGATCTCCGCTGCGACGCCGGAGTCCGCCCAGTTCCCCGACCTTCTCGGTCCCGCCTTCCCGGCACTCGACTGGGGCTTCGTGATCGTCGTGCTCGCGACCCTCCTCGTGTGGTGGGTCATCGAGCGCTCGAGCCTCGGCCTCCGCCTTCGCGCGGTCGGCGAGAACCCCCACGCAGCGCTCGCCGCGGGCATCAGCGTCAAGCGGATCTACGTCTACGCGATGCTCTTCGCGGGCGGCCTCGCAGGCCTGGCCGCGATGAACCAGATCCAGGGGTCCGTCACGACCGGATTCTCCGGCACGATCGACGCGGGCATCGGCTTCGACGCCATCACCGTCGCGCTCCTCGGTCGGAGCCGCGCATGGGGCACGTTCGCCGCCGGCATCCTTTTCGGCGCTCTCAAGTCGGGCTCCTTCTCGATGCAGGCCCAGGGGATCCCCGTCGACATCGTGCTCGTCGTGCAGGCGCTCATCGTGCTGTTCATCGCTGCGCCGCCGCTCCTGCGCACGATCTTCTTCCTCCCCAAGAGCGACGCCGAGAAGGCCGCCAAGGCCAGAGCCAAGGCGTCGAAGAAGGCGGTGTCGGCATGA
- a CDS encoding BMP family protein, translating into MTISRTKKLAGVAAAAGIALALAGCGAAPETEEGTTAPEAGSDFLPCLISDEGGWNDRSFNQSAKEGMDRALEELDVDGIELESTTPNDYAPNLETLVSEGCTFIVSVGFNLSAATVESALANPDVDYAIIDDYADNDFDGTTDAPNIKPLVFNTAEAAYLGGYASAAWSAQSGVNKVGTFGGMQIPSVAVFMDGFQLGVEKYNEDMGGAVEVFGWDIATQEGAFTGGFAANDTAKQTAQGILDQGVDVLLPVGGPIYVSAAAAISEGSNEVAMLGVDSDLVVADESVADITLVSIMKAIDVAVYDATIAAASGEFDVAPYVGTLENEGVKLSSFHDFESQLPDGLLDELTALQEQIISGDIVVESPNSP; encoded by the coding sequence TTGACCATCTCACGCACCAAGAAGCTCGCCGGCGTCGCGGCGGCCGCAGGCATCGCCCTCGCCCTCGCGGGCTGTGGAGCAGCTCCCGAGACGGAGGAGGGCACGACGGCACCCGAAGCCGGTTCGGACTTCCTCCCCTGCCTCATCTCGGATGAGGGCGGTTGGAACGACCGCTCGTTCAACCAGTCGGCCAAGGAGGGCATGGACCGCGCGCTCGAGGAACTCGACGTCGACGGCATCGAGCTCGAGTCGACCACGCCGAACGACTACGCGCCCAACCTCGAGACCCTCGTCTCGGAAGGCTGCACGTTCATCGTGTCGGTCGGGTTCAACCTCTCGGCCGCCACGGTCGAGTCGGCGCTCGCGAACCCCGACGTGGACTACGCGATCATCGACGACTACGCAGACAACGACTTCGACGGCACGACGGATGCCCCGAACATCAAGCCCCTCGTCTTCAACACGGCGGAGGCCGCCTACCTCGGTGGCTACGCATCGGCCGCATGGTCGGCGCAGAGCGGCGTGAACAAGGTCGGCACCTTCGGCGGCATGCAGATCCCGTCGGTCGCCGTGTTCATGGACGGCTTCCAGCTCGGTGTCGAGAAGTACAACGAAGACATGGGTGGAGCGGTCGAGGTCTTCGGCTGGGACATCGCGACGCAGGAAGGCGCCTTCACGGGCGGCTTCGCGGCCAACGACACCGCCAAGCAGACGGCGCAGGGCATCCTCGACCAGGGTGTCGACGTGCTCCTCCCCGTCGGCGGACCGATCTACGTCAGCGCTGCCGCGGCCATCTCCGAGGGCAGCAACGAGGTCGCCATGCTCGGCGTCGACAGCGACCTGGTCGTCGCCGACGAAAGCGTTGCCGACATCACGCTCGTCTCGATCATGAAGGCCATCGACGTCGCCGTCTACGACGCGACCATTGCGGCCGCGAGCGGCGAGTTCGATGTCGCGCCCTACGTGGGCACGCTGGAGAACGAGGGCGTCAAGCTCTCGAGCTTCCACGACTTCGAGTCGCAGCTGCCCGATGGTCTCCTCGACGAGCTCACGGCTCTGCAGGAGCAGATCATCTCGGGTGACATCGTGGTGGAGTCGCCGAACTCCCCGTAA
- a CDS encoding ABC transporter ATP-binding protein, giving the protein MKLELRRITKRFGSLVANDHIDLVVQPGRIQALLGENGAGKSTLMNVLYGLYQADEGEILLDDVVQHFRGPGDAMAAGIGMVHQHFMLIPVFTVAENVMLGHENTKALGALDLAAARKHVRDVADRFGFQIDPDALVGDLPVGVQQRVEIIKALSRDAKVLVFDEPTAVLTPQETDELMTIMRQLRDEGTSIVFITHKLREVREVADEITVIRLGKVVGTASPTATNAELASLMVGRAVELTVHKDPPRLGDGGLEVRGLRVFTADGTVVVDDVDFDVRPGEILAIAGVQGNGQTELVEAIVGLEPRMEGSISLDGVELAGRSVRGILDAGVGFVPEDRTEDGLVGAFSVAENLILDRSGDAEFVRFGTIRRDALDEFARERITEYDIRTQGPASPAGSLSGGNQQKVVIAREMSRELRLLVAAQPTRGVDVGSIEFIHKRIVETRDSGIPVVVVSTELDEVTALADRIAVMYRGAIVGIVPGDTPRDVLGLMMAGATEAGAAA; this is encoded by the coding sequence ATGAAGCTCGAGCTACGGCGAATCACGAAGCGATTCGGCAGTCTCGTCGCCAACGACCACATCGATCTCGTCGTCCAGCCGGGCCGCATCCAGGCGCTCCTGGGTGAGAACGGCGCGGGCAAGTCGACGCTCATGAATGTCCTCTACGGCCTCTACCAGGCCGACGAGGGGGAGATCCTGCTCGACGACGTCGTCCAGCACTTCCGTGGCCCCGGTGACGCGATGGCCGCAGGGATCGGGATGGTCCATCAGCACTTCATGCTGATCCCCGTCTTCACGGTCGCCGAGAACGTCATGCTCGGTCACGAGAACACGAAGGCCCTCGGGGCCCTCGACCTCGCCGCAGCGCGAAAGCACGTGCGCGACGTCGCGGATCGTTTCGGATTCCAGATCGACCCCGACGCCCTCGTCGGGGATCTCCCCGTCGGCGTCCAGCAGCGGGTCGAGATCATCAAGGCGCTCTCGCGCGACGCGAAGGTGCTCGTGTTCGACGAGCCCACCGCTGTGCTCACGCCGCAGGAGACCGACGAGCTCATGACGATCATGCGCCAGCTCCGAGACGAAGGCACCTCGATCGTCTTCATCACCCACAAGCTCCGGGAAGTCCGCGAAGTGGCGGACGAGATCACCGTCATCCGCTTGGGGAAGGTCGTCGGCACCGCCTCGCCCACCGCCACGAACGCCGAACTGGCCTCTCTCATGGTCGGTCGCGCGGTCGAGCTGACGGTGCACAAGGACCCCCCGAGGCTCGGCGACGGCGGGCTCGAAGTCCGCGGTCTGCGCGTCTTCACGGCTGACGGCACGGTCGTCGTCGACGACGTCGACTTCGACGTGCGACCCGGCGAGATCCTCGCGATCGCGGGCGTCCAGGGGAACGGGCAGACGGAGCTCGTCGAGGCGATCGTCGGACTGGAGCCCCGCATGGAGGGCTCCATCAGCCTGGACGGCGTCGAGCTCGCGGGTCGGAGCGTCCGCGGCATCCTGGATGCGGGCGTCGGATTCGTTCCCGAGGACCGCACGGAGGACGGACTCGTCGGCGCGTTCTCGGTCGCGGAGAACCTCATCCTCGACCGTTCCGGCGATGCGGAGTTCGTGCGCTTCGGCACGATCCGACGCGATGCCCTCGACGAGTTCGCCCGCGAGCGCATCACCGAGTACGACATCCGCACGCAGGGCCCGGCGTCTCCCGCTGGTTCTCTGTCGGGCGGCAACCAGCAGAAGGTCGTGATCGCGCGCGAGATGAGTCGTGAACTGCGGCTGCTCGTCGCGGCGCAGCCGACCCGCGGTGTCGACGTGGGATCGATCGAGTTCATCCACAAGCGCATCGTCGAGACGCGCGACAGCGGCATCCCCGTCGTGGTCGTCTCGACGGAGCTCGACGAGGTCACGGCGCTCGCCGACCGCATCGCCGTCATGTACCGGGGCGCCATCGTCGGCATCGTCCCCGGCGACACGCCCCGAGACGTCCTCGGTCTCATGATGGCCGGCGCGACCGAGGCGGGAGCAGCAGCATGA
- the sdhC gene encoding succinate dehydrogenase, cytochrome b556 subunit → MSAPTRVAPSVSETTSRVPRGTLYRGNEGMWSWVLHRITGIAIFFFLLVHVLDTALIRVSPEAYNAVMSSYKNPIMGIGEVVLVAAVAYHAYNGLRIILVDFWSWATRHQRQLWWGVIGLWLATMIPFSVRHLSIVFSTGWGGEH, encoded by the coding sequence GTGTCGGCACCAACCCGCGTCGCACCGTCGGTATCAGAGACCACGTCGCGCGTCCCCCGGGGGACGCTGTACCGAGGCAATGAAGGAATGTGGTCGTGGGTGCTTCACCGCATCACCGGCATCGCGATCTTCTTCTTCCTCCTCGTGCACGTGCTCGACACCGCACTGATCCGCGTATCGCCCGAGGCGTACAACGCCGTGATGAGTTCGTACAAGAACCCGATCATGGGCATCGGCGAAGTGGTGCTCGTCGCCGCCGTCGCCTACCACGCCTATAACGGGCTGCGCATCATCCTCGTTGATTTCTGGTCATGGGCCACCCGGCACCAGCGCCAGCTCTGGTGGGGCGTCATCGGGCTGTGGCTCGCGACCATGATTCCCTTCTCGGTCCGCCACCTCTCGATCGTGTTCAGCACAGGCTGGGGAGGAGAGCACTGA
- a CDS encoding ABC transporter permease: protein MSASTSTMIDDGRMPLTTVKVRHLKVPIVLIVVTVLLGALFALVPRSGESTFRLGDASSVIALPDIVLPTALTCWVMLALLAILTAWEFWEAWSYRRVPLWLTVAYGAFGVFAFLVWAGAGGLVPVSSLLVGAVSLSVPLVFGALGGVIGERAGVVNVAIEGQFLLGAFSAAMLSSLTGNPFVGLIGAMIGGVLVAFVLAAFAIKYLVEQVIVGVVLNVLVTGLTGFLYGALLVPNEAQLNNPVRFERIKIPLLGDIPILGPVLFNQTFIVYLMFITVPLVAWGLYRTRWGLRLRAVGEHPQAADTVGIKVNATRFWNVSLAGAIAGIGGAYFTLVSVPQFGKEMTAGLGFIALAAVIFGRWDPIRASLAALMFGFVTNLQNLLTILRTPIPSEFMLMLPYVVTIIAVAGFAGQIRGPAAAGKPYIKG from the coding sequence ATGAGCGCCTCGACCTCCACGATGATCGACGACGGACGGATGCCGCTCACGACCGTCAAGGTGCGCCACCTGAAGGTGCCGATCGTCCTCATCGTCGTCACGGTGCTGCTCGGGGCGCTGTTCGCGCTCGTGCCGCGATCGGGTGAGAGCACCTTCCGACTCGGCGACGCATCGTCCGTCATCGCTCTGCCCGACATCGTCCTGCCGACGGCTCTGACGTGCTGGGTCATGCTGGCACTGCTGGCGATCCTGACGGCATGGGAGTTCTGGGAGGCCTGGTCGTACCGCCGCGTCCCGCTCTGGCTCACCGTCGCGTACGGCGCATTCGGTGTCTTCGCCTTCCTCGTCTGGGCGGGCGCAGGTGGCCTCGTTCCCGTCTCGAGCCTCCTCGTCGGTGCGGTGTCGCTGTCGGTGCCGCTCGTGTTCGGCGCCCTCGGCGGTGTCATCGGCGAGCGTGCGGGTGTCGTCAACGTCGCGATCGAGGGCCAGTTCCTCCTGGGCGCCTTCTCGGCTGCGATGCTCTCGAGCCTGACCGGCAACCCCTTCGTCGGACTCATCGGCGCCATGATCGGCGGCGTCCTCGTCGCGTTCGTCCTGGCCGCGTTCGCGATCAAGTACCTCGTCGAGCAGGTCATCGTCGGTGTCGTGCTCAACGTCCTCGTGACGGGCCTGACGGGCTTCCTCTACGGGGCGCTTCTCGTTCCGAACGAGGCGCAGCTCAACAACCCCGTGAGGTTCGAGCGGATCAAGATCCCGCTGCTCGGCGACATCCCCATCCTGGGTCCCGTGCTCTTCAACCAGACCTTCATCGTGTACCTCATGTTCATCACGGTGCCGCTCGTCGCGTGGGGCCTCTACCGCACCCGCTGGGGCCTGCGCCTCCGCGCCGTCGGCGAGCACCCGCAAGCGGCCGACACCGTGGGCATCAAGGTCAACGCGACCCGGTTCTGGAACGTCTCGCTCGCGGGCGCCATCGCCGGCATCGGCGGTGCCTACTTCACGCTCGTGTCGGTTCCTCAGTTCGGAAAGGAGATGACGGCGGGCCTCGGCTTCATCGCGCTGGCCGCGGTCATCTTCGGACGCTGGGATCCCATCCGGGCCTCGCTCGCAGCCCTCATGTTCGGTTTCGTCACGAACCTGCAGAACCTGCTGACGATCCTCCGTACGCCCATTCCTAGCGAGTTCATGCTCATGCTTCCGTACGTCGTGACGATCATCGCCGTCGCGGGCTTCGCGGGACAGATCCGGGGGCCAGCAGCCGCCGGAAAGCCATACATCAAGGGGTGA
- a CDS encoding succinate dehydrogenase hydrophobic membrane anchor subunit has translation MATIADPRAPRASVRRKGPNLEKAGWIYMRVSGVLLIVLIFGHLFINLMVGEGIHGIDFAFVAGKFATPFWQWWDVLMLWLALIHGANGMRTIVNDYVAGETTRRVLVWALWISAGFLILLGTLVVFTFDPCIGIETSTTDWLIEKCSAN, from the coding sequence ATGGCCACCATCGCCGATCCCCGCGCCCCGCGCGCCTCGGTCCGCCGCAAGGGTCCGAACCTCGAGAAGGCCGGCTGGATCTACATGCGCGTCTCGGGCGTGCTGCTCATCGTGCTGATCTTCGGACACCTCTTCATCAACCTGATGGTCGGCGAAGGCATCCACGGCATCGACTTCGCGTTCGTCGCGGGCAAGTTCGCCACGCCGTTCTGGCAGTGGTGGGACGTGCTGATGCTCTGGCTCGCACTCATCCACGGCGCCAACGGCATGCGCACGATCGTCAACGACTACGTCGCGGGCGAGACGACGCGTCGCGTCCTCGTCTGGGCGCTGTGGATCTCGGCCGGCTTCCTCATCCTCCTCGGCACGCTCGTCGTGTTCACCTTCGACCCGTGCATCGGGATCGAGACGAGCACGACCGACTGGCTGATCGAGAAGTGCTCGGCCAACTGA
- a CDS encoding mannose-1-phosphate guanylyltransferase, with protein sequence MTDPIPDFYAVIPAGGIGSRLWPLSRADAPKFLHDLTGSGRSLLRATWDRLEPLAGADRIAVVTGRAHRAAVEGELPGIPDKNVFLESEPRDSTAAIGLAAAILARRNPEVIIGSFAADHVIRVPHLFEWAVRQAVATAREGYITTIGIQPSEPSVGFGYIKKGDELIVEGAPEAALVESFVEKPDLETAKTYFAERSYLWNAGMFITRADVLLSEIAANRPELHAGLLELAEAWDDREARGPVVDRVWPGLEKIAIDYSVAEPAAAKGRLAVIPGHFDWDDVGDFASLSKLNSGGRSENLAILGENARILADAATGIVVSNTPRVISVIGVKDIVVVDTADALLVTTTEHAQRVKGVVDALKLTGRGDVL encoded by the coding sequence ATGACCGATCCGATCCCCGACTTCTATGCCGTCATCCCCGCCGGAGGCATCGGGAGCCGCCTGTGGCCGCTGTCCCGTGCCGACGCGCCGAAGTTCCTCCACGACCTGACCGGCTCCGGTCGGTCGCTGCTGCGTGCGACATGGGATCGGCTGGAGCCTCTCGCGGGAGCCGACCGCATCGCCGTGGTCACCGGTCGAGCACACCGCGCGGCCGTCGAGGGGGAGCTTCCCGGCATCCCCGACAAGAACGTCTTCCTCGAGTCCGAGCCGCGCGACTCCACGGCGGCGATCGGCCTCGCGGCGGCGATCCTCGCGCGCCGCAATCCCGAGGTGATCATCGGATCCTTCGCCGCGGACCACGTGATCCGCGTGCCGCACCTCTTCGAGTGGGCCGTGCGTCAAGCAGTCGCGACGGCTCGCGAGGGCTACATCACGACGATCGGCATCCAGCCGTCCGAGCCGTCCGTGGGCTTCGGCTACATCAAGAAGGGCGACGAACTCATCGTCGAGGGCGCTCCGGAGGCAGCTCTCGTGGAGAGCTTCGTCGAGAAGCCCGACCTGGAGACGGCCAAGACCTACTTCGCCGAGCGCTCCTACCTCTGGAACGCCGGCATGTTCATCACGCGGGCCGACGTGCTTCTGTCCGAGATCGCCGCCAACCGTCCCGAGCTGCACGCGGGACTCCTCGAACTCGCCGAGGCGTGGGACGACCGCGAAGCCCGCGGGCCTGTCGTCGACCGCGTGTGGCCCGGCCTCGAGAAGATCGCCATCGACTACTCGGTCGCCGAACCGGCTGCCGCCAAGGGCCGACTGGCCGTCATCCCCGGCCACTTCGACTGGGACGACGTCGGCGACTTCGCGAGCCTCTCCAAACTCAACTCGGGCGGTCGGTCCGAGAACCTCGCGATCCTCGGCGAGAACGCGCGGATCCTCGCGGATGCCGCAACCGGCATCGTCGTGAGCAACACCCCCCGTGTCATCAGTGTCATCGGCGTGAAGGACATCGTCGTGGTGGACACGGCGGACGCACTGCTCGTCACGACGACCGAGCACGCGCAGCGGGTCAAGGGTGTCGTCGACGCTCTCAAGCTCACGGGGCGCGGCGACGTCCTCTGA